One window from the genome of Dyadobacter sp. CECT 9275 encodes:
- a CDS encoding glycoside hydrolase family protein, with product MKAFYLILVCSVLYLSQNPSYCNEPMVDPIKFTITSNSTSIGLDQEFELIITARYISLPNSVFVFEGSNSFRLKVITPDGFEQTGGNFRDFVGTELSASKPSESYTLRGKFTRPNEAGSFQLLRSHKAATNSSTFVQVATLSFNSYNGEQVNQKDAGARIMLNIPGYIPYLNIAQLRSGFADTARSVFITDEGKFGLFRYNSESTEADDASMTIVNGSRRYERVYNGVVNVEWFGVKGDGLTDNSANIQTLLNNARFPNIYFPKPKVSYRWKSIIMRSNKNILFEEGTLVEGMGTLANSEKMILMYQVKNITIKGINVTIKDNKANYTSGEHRHIFSLEGVTNVMIEGIAANDSGGDGYYIGIGAEQRYSENVRLTNISADNNRRQGMSIISGKNIVVTNPILTNTKGTNPAAGIDIEPNAADEILEDIRIINPVTRNNAGAGITINLQTFSNTNRVVNIHISNHTDDGSFYGMAFNTVTGSIAGSVLIDNPVWKNSIWNGLNVRNYSATACPIEIRSPNVINSNTIGNTSVYLGAAILIYRAANDVGAPNVGNVHIFNPKVQDNRTTKLITSAFVFQDLSEVGPVKNCSLIDPISLTGLDDGKYVAVFGDVAISDIYGKISKDLGPWHLLMTYSTYKSVIHNATATAPRSLTLLNVMSEFPEIRIEVRAAQEVKIIPDPANSIVPLAPELGKYISSNVVGSSIVLKKNTATSWFIKEMQGKWVAQP from the coding sequence ATGAAAGCTTTCTACTTAATACTTGTCTGTTCTGTCCTTTACCTATCTCAAAATCCATCATATTGCAACGAACCAATGGTGGACCCTATCAAGTTTACGATAACTTCAAATTCAACCAGCATCGGTTTGGACCAGGAGTTTGAATTAATAATTACCGCACGTTACATCTCTTTGCCCAATTCTGTCTTTGTGTTTGAGGGATCCAATTCATTTCGTCTTAAGGTGATCACCCCAGATGGTTTTGAGCAAACGGGAGGTAATTTTAGAGATTTCGTTGGAACCGAACTATCAGCCTCTAAGCCGTCCGAGTCCTACACCCTGAGAGGGAAATTTACCCGGCCCAATGAAGCAGGTTCATTTCAACTACTTAGAAGCCATAAAGCTGCGACCAATAGCAGTACTTTTGTTCAGGTTGCTACTCTTTCCTTTAATTCTTACAACGGAGAGCAGGTTAACCAAAAAGATGCAGGCGCCAGAATAATGTTAAATATCCCCGGATACATTCCGTATTTAAATATAGCCCAGCTTAGGTCTGGCTTTGCTGATACGGCCAGATCGGTATTTATCACTGACGAAGGCAAATTTGGGTTATTCAGATACAATTCCGAGTCAACCGAAGCAGATGATGCATCCATGACGATCGTAAACGGAAGTCGCAGGTATGAACGGGTATATAACGGTGTTGTAAATGTAGAGTGGTTCGGTGTTAAGGGGGATGGGCTAACTGATAACAGTGCGAACATTCAAACACTACTGAACAATGCTAGGTTTCCCAATATATACTTTCCAAAACCAAAAGTTTCATACCGGTGGAAATCAATTATTATGCGGTCTAACAAAAACATATTATTTGAAGAGGGAACTCTGGTAGAAGGAATGGGGACATTGGCTAATTCAGAAAAAATGATTTTGATGTATCAAGTAAAAAATATAACTATAAAAGGAATAAATGTTACAATAAAGGACAACAAGGCCAATTATACCTCTGGTGAACACCGACATATATTCTCACTGGAAGGAGTAACCAATGTTATGATCGAGGGAATCGCTGCCAATGACAGTGGAGGCGACGGCTATTATATAGGAATTGGTGCTGAACAGAGATACAGCGAAAATGTTAGGTTAACCAACATCAGTGCTGACAATAACAGAAGACAAGGTATGTCAATAATATCAGGGAAAAACATTGTGGTAACCAATCCCATATTGACAAATACAAAAGGCACAAATCCGGCAGCAGGGATTGATATTGAGCCTAATGCAGCAGATGAAATTCTTGAAGATATAAGAATTATAAACCCTGTTACACGAAATAATGCCGGAGCCGGCATAACGATAAACCTGCAAACTTTTTCCAATACCAACCGGGTTGTAAATATTCACATTTCTAACCATACTGATGACGGAAGTTTTTATGGAATGGCCTTTAACACCGTTACAGGATCGATCGCGGGATCAGTTCTCATTGACAACCCAGTATGGAAAAATAGTATCTGGAATGGACTAAATGTCAGGAATTACAGTGCAACTGCCTGCCCAATTGAAATACGATCCCCTAACGTAATCAATTCCAATACCATTGGTAACACTTCCGTGTACCTGGGAGCCGCAATACTGATCTACAGAGCTGCTAATGATGTTGGTGCTCCAAACGTAGGCAATGTTCACATATTTAATCCTAAGGTTCAGGATAACAGGACTACTAAATTAATTACATCAGCTTTTGTCTTTCAAGACCTAAGTGAGGTAGGCCCTGTTAAAAATTGCAGCTTGATCGACCCAATCTCCCTTACCGGATTGGATGACGGGAAATATGTAGCTGTTTTTGGAGACGTAGCCATCTCCGATATCTACGGTAAGATATCCAAAGATCTTGGCCCTTGGCATTTGCTGATGACGTATAGCACCTATAAATCGGTAATTCATAATGCAACTGCTACTGCCCCGAGAAGCCTGACACTATTAAACGTCATGAGTGAATTTCCAGAAATCAGGATTGAAGTTCGTGCAGCTCAGGAGGTCAAAATTATTCCCGACCCTGCCAACAGCATAGTACCACTCGCCCCTGAACTGGGAAAATATATCAGCAGCAACGTTGTCGGAAGTAGCATCGTGTTAAAGAAAAATACTGCAACCAGTTGGTTTATAAAAGAAATGCAGGGAAAATGGGTTGCCCAACCATAA
- a CDS encoding nucleotide sugar dehydrogenase: protein MKNRNKIIGVIGLGYVGLPLAVEFGKLYDTIGLDLNATRVDELKSHYDRTLEITKEELKAADKLVVTTDTSHLNEASIFIVTVPTPVDTLNNPDLTALHLATKTIGNYLKKGDIVIYESTVYPGATEEFCVPILEEISGLTFNKDFFCGYSPERINPGDKRHTLTQIRKVTSGSTPEIASEIDALYRTIITAGTFKASSIKIAESAKVIENAQRDINIAFVNELAKIFSLLNIETSEVLEAAGSKWNFLPFKPGLVGGHCIGVDPYYLAQKAREVGYNPEIILAGRRLNDSMGIYIAQQFIKLLIKHDIKIKNSCVLILGITFKENCPDIRNSRVIDIIRELETYGVNISVYDPRADKREVKMEYGLDLIDDISSLHEFSGIIAAVAHDEFKTLDIAPFGDKKAVIYDVKGIFPKELTEGRL from the coding sequence ATGAAGAACAGGAATAAAATTATTGGAGTCATTGGCTTAGGTTATGTCGGACTTCCGCTGGCTGTTGAGTTTGGAAAACTTTACGATACCATTGGACTAGACTTAAATGCGACCAGAGTGGATGAATTAAAAAGTCATTACGACCGCACGCTGGAAATAACAAAAGAAGAGCTGAAGGCCGCTGACAAACTGGTTGTAACTACTGATACGAGTCATCTGAACGAAGCATCCATTTTTATAGTGACCGTACCTACACCGGTTGACACCCTTAACAACCCTGACCTGACCGCTTTACATCTAGCAACAAAAACAATTGGCAACTACCTTAAAAAGGGTGACATAGTTATTTACGAATCAACCGTATACCCCGGTGCCACGGAAGAGTTCTGTGTACCTATACTGGAAGAAATTTCCGGTCTGACATTTAATAAAGATTTTTTCTGCGGCTATTCTCCTGAAAGAATAAATCCAGGTGACAAACGACATACCCTTACTCAAATTAGAAAAGTAACATCAGGTTCAACACCTGAGATTGCCAGCGAAATTGATGCTTTGTACCGTACTATAATTACTGCCGGTACTTTTAAAGCATCTAGTATAAAGATCGCAGAATCGGCAAAAGTCATAGAGAATGCTCAGAGAGATATTAACATTGCCTTCGTAAATGAACTGGCCAAAATCTTTAGTCTGTTAAATATAGAAACTTCGGAAGTTCTGGAAGCCGCTGGTTCAAAATGGAATTTTCTCCCTTTCAAGCCCGGGCTGGTAGGTGGTCATTGCATCGGTGTTGACCCTTACTACCTTGCTCAAAAAGCACGAGAAGTGGGTTATAATCCTGAAATTATACTGGCCGGCCGACGGCTGAATGACAGTATGGGCATTTACATTGCTCAACAATTCATTAAACTCCTCATAAAGCATGACATTAAAATAAAAAACTCCTGTGTTCTGATACTCGGAATAACCTTTAAAGAAAATTGTCCTGACATTCGGAACAGTAGGGTTATTGATATCATCAGGGAATTGGAAACTTATGGAGTAAATATATCAGTCTATGATCCTAGAGCAGACAAAAGAGAGGTCAAAATGGAGTATGGCCTGGATCTGATCGACGACATTTCATCTTTACATGAGTTCTCTGGAATTATTGCAGCAGTGGCGCATGATGAATTTAAAACGCTGGACATTGCACCTTTTGGAGATAAAAAGGCCGTGATATATGATGTGAAGGGAATATTTCCAAAGGAATTGACCGAAGGACGCCTATAA
- a CDS encoding SDR family oxidoreductase, whose translation MNFNKYHNKDISRSSFLITGGAGFIGSHLAEYLSYYNPGKLIILDNLSTGFKKNIDHLVNSRNIEFVEGDITNYTTCNELMKGIDYVLHQAALGSVPRSIDDPIKTNETNISGFLNILNAAKESKVKRLVYAASSSTYGDSKALPKTEDNIGNPLSPYAVTKYVNELYAKVFSDVYGFHSIGLRYFNVFGPKQSAEGAYSAVIPLFITKFLEGEAPQINGDGYTSRDFTYVANVVQANIKALFSSINTHQVFNIACNQQITLRKLVEEIAEILHSDIKAVYKQERQGDVKHSLADISKAKHFLDYKPEILFKTGLEHTIRHFQQRSGSK comes from the coding sequence ATGAATTTCAATAAATATCATAATAAGGACATTTCCCGATCCTCATTTTTAATCACGGGTGGTGCTGGCTTTATTGGTTCCCATCTTGCAGAGTACCTTTCTTACTATAATCCGGGAAAATTGATCATACTGGATAACCTCTCAACAGGTTTCAAAAAAAACATTGATCACCTTGTTAACTCTCGCAACATTGAGTTTGTAGAGGGTGACATTACCAACTATACTACCTGCAATGAACTGATGAAAGGAATTGATTACGTTCTGCATCAGGCAGCGCTCGGGTCCGTCCCCCGTTCCATAGATGACCCGATTAAGACAAACGAGACAAACATTAGCGGATTTTTAAACATTCTTAATGCCGCTAAAGAGTCAAAAGTAAAGCGGCTGGTATATGCCGCATCATCTTCCACCTATGGAGATAGCAAGGCATTGCCTAAAACGGAGGACAACATTGGCAACCCGCTATCCCCTTACGCCGTGACCAAATATGTTAATGAACTATATGCAAAAGTTTTTTCTGATGTTTATGGTTTTCACTCAATAGGCTTGCGATACTTCAATGTTTTTGGCCCGAAGCAAAGTGCTGAAGGGGCCTATTCTGCTGTAATCCCTTTATTTATCACCAAGTTTTTGGAGGGAGAAGCCCCCCAAATTAATGGAGATGGTTATACTTCTCGCGATTTTACGTACGTTGCAAATGTTGTTCAGGCCAACATCAAAGCGCTATTTTCCTCTATAAATACGCATCAGGTATTCAACATTGCGTGTAACCAACAGATAACTTTAAGAAAACTTGTTGAGGAAATAGCAGAAATTTTGCATAGCGATATCAAAGCTGTTTATAAACAAGAAAGGCAAGGAGACGTAAAGCACAGTCTCGCGGATATCTCAAAAGCAAAGCACTTTCTTGACTATAAGCCGGAAATACTTTTCAAAACAGGACTGGAACATACGATCCGCCATTTCCAGCAGCGCTCGGGGAGCAAATAA
- a CDS encoding glycosyltransferase family 4 protein: protein MKKIKLLRIATETYSLHILLRGQLDFMQQNGFEVFMASSPDDKVPALIEQQNAEFFPLPLSRKFTLFQDFWALYQTIVLILKIKPQIVHTHSPKAGIVGMLAAFLCRVPLKVHTVAGLPLMETTGAKRKLLNAVESLTYYCADWVLPNSNHLKNFIIDNKLSGNSERLRVLGNGSSNGINVNYFSVSEHLRQEGQLFKESFGIATNSIILSFVGRLANYKGINELVEAFEVLQASHNNLYLLLIGAHEELNPLKDSTKSSIQNNKSIIAVGHQQDVRKYLTISDIFVFPSYREGFPQALMQACAMEVPSIATHINGCNEIIIDKVTGILIEPKSIAKIVGACDFLIKNKALRHEMGQKARQHVIRHFEQQSLWKTIMDFYKEKMYN from the coding sequence ATGAAAAAAATCAAACTTCTTAGAATCGCCACCGAAACCTATTCTCTTCATATTTTACTGCGGGGTCAACTGGATTTCATGCAGCAAAACGGGTTCGAAGTTTTCATGGCGAGTTCACCTGATGATAAGGTACCTGCCTTGATAGAGCAACAAAATGCTGAATTCTTTCCTTTACCCTTATCTAGAAAATTCACGTTATTTCAAGATTTTTGGGCTCTGTATCAAACCATTGTTTTAATCCTGAAAATCAAACCACAAATTGTTCATACGCATTCTCCCAAAGCGGGTATAGTTGGTATGCTAGCTGCCTTTTTATGCAGAGTTCCACTGAAAGTTCATACCGTTGCGGGTTTGCCACTGATGGAAACAACAGGGGCAAAAAGAAAATTGCTGAATGCCGTAGAATCCCTGACATACTATTGTGCTGACTGGGTTCTTCCCAACTCCAATCATCTTAAAAATTTTATTATTGATAATAAATTGTCCGGAAATTCAGAAAGACTCCGAGTTTTAGGAAATGGGAGTAGTAATGGTATCAACGTTAATTATTTTTCCGTCTCTGAACATTTGCGTCAGGAAGGACAACTTTTCAAAGAAAGTTTCGGTATTGCTACTAACAGTATCATTCTCTCTTTTGTAGGAAGATTAGCCAATTATAAGGGGATTAATGAATTGGTGGAAGCTTTCGAGGTCCTTCAGGCCAGTCACAATAACCTATATCTTCTATTGATTGGTGCGCATGAAGAGTTAAATCCACTCAAGGATTCAACTAAAAGCAGCATTCAGAACAACAAATCCATTATCGCGGTAGGCCATCAGCAGGATGTAAGAAAATACCTTACTATATCAGATATTTTTGTTTTTCCCAGCTACCGGGAAGGTTTTCCTCAGGCACTTATGCAGGCATGTGCGATGGAGGTCCCCAGCATTGCCACTCATATTAATGGCTGTAATGAAATTATCATCGATAAGGTAACTGGAATACTCATTGAACCGAAAAGTATAGCCAAGATTGTTGGCGCCTGCGACTTTCTGATTAAAAACAAGGCGTTACGACATGAAATGGGCCAAAAAGCCAGACAGCATGTGATCCGGCATTTTGAACAACAGAGCTTATGGAAAACTATTATGGATTTTTACAAAGAAAAAATGTATAATTAA
- a CDS encoding glycosyltransferase, with protein MKILHVITLSEIGGAQSVVLNLVKESVKEGHTVMIASSPNGEMWTLLSPEVIQKPIKFLQRKINFVRDVQALIELNRIDKDFQPDVIHLHSSKTGLLGRLAFSPSKIVYTVHGFDSIRLKFRKLLFLEKLLKKSASYIVAVSQYDYNNLIKSGIKDNVRCIYNGLSDYHLESFNPLGNHESIFLSKFSGADNFRVLCIARLAPQKRFDLFCQVAEQLKDHNIDFYWVGNKEPVLNLPKNVQCLGEIPDAHKLLRYVDLLVLPTDYEGMPICILEALCYSKPVIASDVGGIVEILNGKNGKAVPNVADNFSRQILLYKENVDMYRNASKEARRSYDLRFTVNTMYQAYLKLYNTILEQAVDF; from the coding sequence ATGAAAATTCTGCATGTAATAACACTCTCCGAGATTGGGGGAGCACAGTCAGTCGTACTGAATCTTGTAAAAGAGTCGGTTAAAGAAGGCCATACAGTAATGATTGCCTCATCTCCAAATGGAGAAATGTGGACGTTATTATCACCTGAAGTCATTCAAAAGCCTATTAAATTTCTTCAAAGAAAAATTAACTTCGTGAGAGATGTACAAGCCCTGATTGAACTTAACAGAATTGATAAAGATTTCCAACCCGATGTTATTCATCTCCATTCGTCTAAAACCGGACTTTTAGGTCGGCTTGCTTTTTCTCCCAGTAAAATTGTCTATACAGTCCACGGCTTTGACTCCATCAGGCTTAAGTTTCGTAAACTTCTGTTTCTGGAGAAATTACTTAAAAAAAGCGCTAGTTATATTGTTGCTGTAAGCCAATACGACTACAACAATCTTATTAAATCAGGCATAAAAGACAACGTTCGATGTATCTACAATGGCCTCTCTGATTACCATTTGGAAAGCTTTAACCCTTTGGGCAATCATGAAAGCATATTCTTGAGTAAATTCTCCGGAGCTGATAACTTCCGTGTTTTGTGCATCGCAAGATTGGCGCCGCAAAAACGGTTTGATTTATTCTGCCAGGTCGCTGAACAATTAAAAGATCATAATATTGACTTCTACTGGGTCGGCAACAAGGAACCGGTGTTAAACTTGCCTAAAAATGTCCAGTGCCTGGGTGAAATTCCCGATGCCCATAAGCTGCTCAGATATGTGGATTTACTTGTATTACCTACCGATTATGAAGGAATGCCCATCTGTATCTTGGAAGCTCTTTGTTACTCAAAGCCAGTGATTGCATCCGATGTCGGCGGTATAGTGGAAATCTTGAATGGTAAAAACGGGAAGGCTGTCCCTAACGTAGCAGATAACTTCTCCCGGCAAATTCTGTTATACAAAGAAAACGTGGATATGTATCGTAATGCATCCAAGGAGGCTCGACGATCGTATGATTTGCGGTTTACCGTCAATACCATGTATCAGGCATACCTAAAACTGTATAATACTATTTTGGAACAAGCTGTTGATTTCTAA
- a CDS encoding sugar transferase — protein MRRIYTADRTTIHRLRSKTATTDEVLIITSYDYFLQKFDLAALLRKYKEITLIPQSTGDDYLLNHAVSPLLDKFEKIHLVTNPQYDSRYHVIYELVVKRNKSIKISTVYDFCETTLKKIYIPENVTETNPNIDQNIQFGKRVRYPKKIIDVTISFVLLALSFPIWLFSYLRIKMQSPGPAFFYQERVGMNNKSFNCIKFRSMRLDAETNGAIFSRKRDSRVFSYGAFMRVSRIDELPQIINVFKRDISLIGPRPERPVFTETFDETIPYYNMRHNVKPGITGYAQVMYPYGAGVYDARHKLMYDLFYIKNWSLILELKIIFRTAVVIFGRKGR, from the coding sequence ATGAGAAGAATTTACACCGCGGATAGAACCACTATTCACCGATTAAGAAGCAAAACTGCAACAACGGATGAAGTACTGATTATTACTAGTTATGATTATTTTCTGCAAAAATTTGATCTAGCCGCATTGCTTCGAAAATACAAGGAGATCACACTCATACCACAGTCTACCGGTGATGACTATCTTCTCAACCACGCAGTAAGCCCGCTTTTGGATAAATTCGAAAAGATTCATCTTGTAACAAACCCTCAGTACGACAGCCGCTATCATGTTATTTACGAACTGGTCGTAAAAAGAAATAAGTCTATTAAGATAAGCACCGTATATGACTTTTGCGAAACGACATTAAAAAAAATATATATACCAGAAAACGTAACCGAGACCAATCCAAACATAGATCAAAATATTCAGTTTGGGAAGAGGGTACGTTATCCAAAAAAAATTATTGATGTAACCATCTCGTTTGTCCTGCTGGCCCTTAGCTTTCCCATTTGGCTGTTTAGCTATTTACGCATAAAAATGCAGTCCCCCGGCCCTGCCTTCTTTTATCAGGAACGGGTGGGCATGAACAATAAATCTTTCAACTGTATTAAATTTCGTTCCATGCGGCTCGACGCTGAAACGAATGGCGCTATATTTTCCCGTAAAAGGGATTCCAGAGTATTTTCTTACGGTGCGTTTATGCGCGTTAGCAGGATCGATGAGCTCCCTCAGATTATTAATGTTTTTAAGAGAGACATTTCTTTAATCGGACCAAGGCCAGAACGACCCGTTTTCACTGAAACTTTTGATGAGACTATTCCTTATTACAATATGCGGCACAATGTAAAGCCAGGCATTACGGGGTATGCTCAGGTCATGTATCCCTACGGTGCCGGTGTATACGACGCCCGGCATAAACTCATGTACGACCTGTTCTACATCAAAAACTGGAGTCTGATACTAGAGCTTAAGATTATTTTCCGGACAGCCGTTGTGATCTTCGGAAGAAAAGGCAGGTAG
- a CDS encoding capsule assembly Wzi family protein encodes MRSNQFGSVPNSGSYISGKVAVYKRFHPGDPRFFQWAAGSEVIANLAKSKNLFFTDLFVSGRAGPVELSLGQRKETGGLGGDSLLTSGPIAMSGNSRPFPKMQLCTPNYVTLVPEFELLAIKFSYSDGLLGPAGIGYGNVSAVKNIYLHKKSFYLRIGKPENRLHLLGGFNHQAIWGGEDKIFSGGLSPKVAYKYVVFGKSWSGSRVGNHFGTIDLAAEWKGKIWDIFLYRQSIYEDGSLINLSNIADGLNGLQIRKAAEKSRGFSLSTLLFELLYTKNQGGSVFNFNTSTFGRDNYFNHYVYNQGWSYRGESLGTPLIGPQNFTKEALQTKNSKTFTVNNRIIAFHAGLRGTFHTLNFLFKSTYSINFGTYDNPFQKQVSQTSFLLGLEKRIPFLNGCLINLGIASDLGDLYPKSFASIIGLKKTGFLN; translated from the coding sequence ATGAGAAGCAACCAGTTCGGTAGCGTGCCTAACTCGGGGTCTTACATTTCAGGCAAAGTTGCTGTGTACAAACGATTCCATCCGGGAGATCCTCGTTTTTTTCAGTGGGCAGCCGGAAGTGAAGTCATTGCCAACCTGGCAAAATCTAAAAATCTGTTTTTTACGGATCTTTTTGTTTCAGGAAGGGCCGGCCCTGTAGAACTGAGCTTGGGACAGCGCAAGGAAACGGGTGGGTTAGGTGGAGACAGTTTGCTGACATCGGGACCAATAGCTATGTCTGGAAATTCCAGGCCTTTCCCCAAAATGCAGTTGTGTACACCAAATTATGTAACTCTAGTACCAGAATTTGAGCTACTTGCCATTAAGTTTTCCTATTCAGACGGGCTGCTGGGACCGGCCGGTATTGGCTACGGTAATGTCAGTGCTGTGAAAAATATTTATCTGCACAAAAAGAGTTTCTATCTGCGAATCGGTAAACCAGAAAATAGACTACATCTGCTGGGAGGTTTCAACCATCAGGCAATCTGGGGTGGTGAGGATAAAATATTCTCGGGAGGCCTGTCTCCAAAGGTCGCCTATAAGTATGTTGTTTTTGGAAAATCTTGGTCCGGTAGCAGAGTGGGAAATCATTTTGGAACTATCGACCTAGCGGCAGAATGGAAAGGTAAGATTTGGGATATTTTCTTATACAGACAAAGTATCTACGAAGACGGCTCCCTGATTAATTTGTCAAACATTGCGGATGGACTTAACGGTTTGCAGATAAGGAAAGCCGCAGAGAAAAGCCGGGGGTTCTCTTTGAGTACTCTTCTTTTTGAGTTGCTTTATACCAAAAACCAGGGAGGTTCAGTTTTCAATTTTAATACTAGCACATTCGGAAGAGATAACTATTTTAACCATTATGTCTACAATCAGGGCTGGTCATACCGCGGCGAAAGCCTGGGAACACCTCTGATAGGCCCTCAGAATTTTACCAAGGAAGCATTACAAACAAAGAACTCCAAGACATTCACCGTCAATAACCGTATAATAGCCTTCCATGCAGGTTTACGTGGCACTTTTCATACCCTCAATTTTCTTTTCAAAAGTACATATTCCATTAATTTCGGCACTTACGACAATCCCTTCCAAAAGCAGGTTTCTCAAACTTCCTTTTTGCTAGGTTTAGAAAAAAGAATACCATTTCTGAATGGATGCCTTATTAACTTGGGAATAGCTTCGGACCTTGGCGACTTATACCCCAAGAGTTTCGCTTCGATTATTGGATTAAAAAAAACCGGCTTTCTCAACTAA
- a CDS encoding capsule assembly Wzi family protein: MRIRLLLSFICSAFFCQAQDSTLVYSTAILLSGSASHTAFWIHANQNGNIPSSGNFGSGRWAISKIYNPNNPRLFQWSGSIQLISNYAKKGDLFLSDAYLAAKLGIVELSVGQKNQVTGLMDTTLTSGSMSVSGNARPFPRLQLSIPDFVPLYFANDLVAIKASYSDGMLRGSDILYGPVRHIPHTYFHQKTFYVRIGNKKSRFNVLAGVNHQVVWGGEDKIWPLYNIPSTEAYYHVITGKIKDYKRIGNHFGTYDLGITRKGKYWEYFIYRQNIFENGSLFQIQNFSDGLNGIRIKRRNYPNQHPKKLIFKSLLLEFLSTKSQANSNPPFGLIQSETGNFYNHYIYKNGWSYRGQNMGTPLSSEAGTTAETLPKSSSEFTNNNRLIAFHSGITANWHHTEFLLKATYSRNFGSYLTPFEQVKPQVSLLLVAEKKLSLFGGITTFIGFSSDIGKLYSKNNSLMIGLKKSGFLD, from the coding sequence ATGCGTATACGCTTATTATTATCATTTATCTGCTCCGCTTTCTTTTGTCAGGCACAGGATTCCACACTCGTATATAGTACTGCAATATTACTCTCTGGTTCAGCAAGCCATACCGCGTTCTGGATTCATGCCAATCAAAATGGGAATATTCCCTCCAGCGGAAATTTCGGGTCCGGACGATGGGCCATTTCCAAAATTTATAACCCCAACAATCCAAGACTCTTTCAGTGGAGTGGGAGCATCCAGCTCATCTCCAACTATGCAAAAAAAGGGGACCTCTTTCTTTCTGATGCATACCTGGCCGCCAAATTAGGCATTGTAGAGCTTTCGGTAGGCCAGAAAAATCAGGTAACCGGTTTGATGGATACTACCCTTACCTCAGGATCTATGTCGGTGTCGGGCAATGCCCGACCTTTCCCCAGGCTGCAGCTTTCCATACCGGATTTTGTACCCCTTTATTTCGCCAATGATTTGGTAGCGATTAAAGCATCTTATTCTGACGGAATGTTAAGGGGAAGTGATATTTTATACGGACCGGTGCGTCATATCCCACATACTTATTTTCACCAAAAGACATTCTATGTCAGGATCGGCAATAAAAAAAGCAGGTTTAATGTTTTAGCCGGCGTGAATCATCAGGTGGTCTGGGGTGGAGAAGACAAGATATGGCCTTTGTACAATATACCTTCTACCGAAGCCTATTACCACGTCATTACAGGTAAAATAAAAGATTACAAGCGTATTGGCAACCACTTCGGCACCTATGACCTCGGAATTACAAGAAAGGGGAAGTACTGGGAGTATTTTATATATCGGCAGAATATATTTGAAAACGGATCGCTTTTTCAAATTCAAAACTTTTCGGATGGCCTCAACGGAATAAGGATAAAAAGAAGGAATTACCCAAACCAGCATCCCAAAAAACTCATATTCAAGTCGCTGTTACTTGAATTTTTGTCTACCAAAAGCCAGGCTAATTCCAATCCTCCTTTTGGCTTGATCCAGTCTGAAACCGGAAATTTTTACAATCATTATATTTATAAAAATGGGTGGTCGTACCGGGGACAGAATATGGGTACTCCCCTTTCTTCGGAAGCCGGTACCACTGCTGAAACCTTACCTAAAAGTTCGTCGGAGTTCACTAACAATAACAGATTGATAGCATTTCATAGCGGAATTACCGCAAATTGGCATCACACCGAATTCCTGTTAAAAGCAACATACTCCCGCAATTTCGGTTCTTATCTCACACCTTTTGAACAAGTAAAACCCCAGGTATCATTGCTACTCGTGGCAGAAAAAAAGCTGTCTCTTTTTGGGGGAATCACAACTTTTATCGGTTTTTCTTCGGATATTGGTAAACTTTACTCAAAAAATAATAGCCTGATGATCGGGTTAAAAAAAAGCGGCTTTCTAGATTAG